The Papio anubis isolate 15944 chromosome 10, Panubis1.0, whole genome shotgun sequence genome includes the window TCAAATCACACAATAACTTCTTTATGCCTCTTTTATACTTCCTATTCCAGATACTCAGAATGTTCCTAGAGGGGACAGTGTTCTTCCTAGCTGCTTTGAAATGttgcttcaaaataaaaacaaaaacataaagagaCGTTCACTCACATGAAGGAGCTGTCTTCAGTTTTCTGGCCAGTATGGCTTTCGCTTCACCTTCCACCCCCAGTGCCACGGCAATAATGTTGTGTGTGATGCGTGGGGCATATCTCATGAGTAAAACTGTCTTCAGGTTCACAAAGGTTTTCCCTCCCACGATGACTCTGACGGACTCATGAGCATTTTTCTCTATCAGGTACCCGTAGAGCCTACACAGAGGCACCCTGCTTCGGAGACAGTCCTCCAGAGTGAACACCTCCTTGTCGGTGCTATCGTCCAGCACCACAATGACGTGGGCCTGGCAGAAGGCCTCCTCCACCTTCGTGCAGATGGAGACACTGCGCAGGACGGGTGACGCCAGGTCCTGGGTCTCCATCACAAGGCTTTTGAGATATTCTTCTGCCTGCTTGTTGTCAAATAGAGTTATGCTAATTTCTGTATGCATCCCAAACACTTCGCCACTCGTCAATATGGGAATTAGGTTGTAGCAGGCAGGAGCAGAGGCACTGATAAAAATGCAAAGCTGGACTGTGAATAGTTACATCCTTTGTCCCTTTTAAGCCTTTATTCTTAATAGATATTTCTGCATGTGCATCAATAGGGtggtttaatatttaaataagcacACACACAGCTGCATTGACATTTTAAGGCTAGAAGTCAAAAGTAGAACAAAAACTTCTCACTACCCATCCCTTGCTCTGACCATCTGAAATCAGTCCCCAAATAATAAATACACCTGTTCATTagttttttcaaagaaaacagaattcccCCTAtacagaaatcaaaagaaaaaaactgtattaTATTGCTGTAATTACGTGTTTATATTTCCTcctaaaaagataaagataaaagttTCAGTTAGCcatagctctttttaaaaaaatacaacctCATCTACacaataatgacttttttttttttttggaaagggcTACCTTTTCCAAATTCTTACACAGAAAAATCCTTACAAAGATGGCTGGGATCAACACAGGCTATGTAAGGTGTATCTGTAGCCACAATTCTGCAGTTGTCTACAGCTGTGACTATCAACTGTGAACTGTAATGCCCACCACGGGAAGTTCAGAAACGTATCTGGGCATTTCTGGTATTCACAGTGGGTTTCGGGAGGTGTACAACGGGGGTTTCAACAGTATCTGTACCGATTTAATCCTTTGAAACATCTAAAGAAGATGTGATAGTTATTAAATCTGGCTGATAGGATCATGGATGTTTATTACATCATTCTCAAttcctttctgtatttaaaatatttcataataacaattttaaaaataagtgtatatATTAGGATACATACGTACGTATGAGCAGGAAAGTGCAAAAGACAAACTGAGgggtgaggaaaggagagggggtgggagacagagagcaagagagacagagtgacagtgcagagaaagaaagagagtgtgACAACAAGGACTGCATGTACCCAGACTGGGAGCAAAGAGGAGCACACATGAGAAGGAGAAAAGCAAAAGGGAGCAAGGTGAGGGGAGTGGGGTTACAGAGAGGGAGTGGGTGCACAGAGAAAAGCCAAACAAAGCTCTAGCAagtgggaaagagggagagagcaaCAGTCAGAAGAGGTGAGCTTCTGCAAAGCAGCCATGCTATAGAGTTGTTTTTAGAACAagtatatgcgtgtgtgtgtctgtaaaacctaaaactcatTTATGAGTTATATGGagaatacaaacacacacacacatacacacacacacacagaggcatatgtatatgtgtatacatataagtatacacacacattcagcTATTCTTCCATCATGAAATTAATCCCACCTCATTGtcctttctaaatataaaaagtcAATCTCGTGAATCCTGGGATTTGACTGTCCTACCTGGTGATCCAGACCTGCAAGGGGTTGATGCAAGTTTTCAggccttcttcctcctgctcttttTCTATATGTGCCCCCAGGTTCTCTTGAGCAATTACCATCATCAACTCAGTCGTCATGCTAGAGGTGACATCATAGTAAAGCTAAATATTGGGAGAGAAAAAGTCAACATAAGCGAATAGATAACTAGTTGAAATTGGCTATAATGGAAAGTTTTTGTTTAAagtcaaaatacaataaaaagagaCATGAGAGAATGTCTCAGAAAGCaagataattgaaaaataaaataatgtaagatAATTATCATTGTTAGAACAGATAAGTCAAGTTAACTTACATACCTGGGCATGCTCCAGGAACTCATTATATCCTCCCAAAAGCAAACCCTTTCCTCCACGATCCAACAGCTCTCTCCATATGATAGGGGAATTCTTGTGACTCCACTTATTCTTTTCACACACATCTTTTAGCCAATCCTGTTGAATGATATTCCAAGTGAAGTCATATATTAACTCTGCCTGGGAATTCAATTTAATACTTTAGAATTCAAACATTAAAATACCAGGTTGTTTTTAATgtcactacatatatatataatataatttagatatctttaaagactaaaatgtaaatatagaaaatagtGATGATGTTAATAGCAGATTAATTAGATAAGAAAGCATATTCTTCGAATTAATTGACCAAATAAAGGTACTGAAAGTTGCTCTTTTTGCTGAGGAGATCTGGAATGCAAGTGTTTAGCTTAAAGAGAGGTTACATGTTCCAactcaactgattttttaaaaaattcaactagTTTTGCCCTTATTCTTCTACACATGCAATATTTCCAGTCTTAGGGGCATATAACATTTGATACTGTTTTTCAGATCTGTGAGTGTGGTTTATGTAGTTCAGACTAAATTAATAAGCTAAAAGTTATTTGGAGATTTCCAATAATATTTAtcagaaaaagtttaaattatcATTATCTGGTTTGTATAGGCGAGGCCTTCCAATGACAAGATCTGAGTAGAGTCAAACAGCAACATTTTTATCAGCAAAGTACATGGCAGCAGTCTTAAAAACCATGTCATTGGAGGCACGGGTAATGAGGCCACCTTACCAATAAAATCCTGGAAACTAATTTCCTTGCTGATATTGAAGATATGCCTGCCTTTATCTCACTTAAAGGGAACAGTGCTGCTATGAGGATTCCAACATGGCCCCTCTAGCCACAGCATAGCCAGACCAATGAAGTACTGGGCctatgaaggaaagaaacattACCCCAAAAAACCTTCTGCACCCTGCAGAGCATGTTAATGTCCCAGCAGGAGCTGCGAGTGTGTGTAAAGGACTAGACCCTTACAGTGCTGAATCAAGAGTGGAACATGAAGTTAGACAAGGGAGAATTCATTAGTATGAATCACTTTTCTGCAATTCAAGAGTGTATACCCTGGCAAGGACCTCAGAAGACAGGGACAACATATTGCCAGACTGGCTCTTAGAAACTTGGAgaaagtaattaaataaaatagaaatgccaGACTTCATGGAAGACAGTAGAAGAATGGATCAAAAGACTAGTGattccgggtgcagtggctcacgcctgtaatcccagcactttgggaggccgagtcggagggaacatctgaggtcagaagttcgagacaagcctggtcaacatggtgaaactccatctctactaaaaatataaaaattagccgggtgtggtggtgggcgcctgtaatcccagctacttaggaggctgaggcaggagaattgcttgaacctgggaggcggaggttgcagagagctgagattgcaccac containing:
- the MDH1B gene encoding putative malate dehydrogenase 1B isoform X3; its protein translation is MAKFVIAGRADCPYYAKTELLADYLQKNLPDFRIHKITQRPEVWEAELIYDFTWNIIQQDWLKDVCEKNKWSHKNSPIIWRELLDRGGKGLLLGGYNEFLEHAQLYYDVTSSMTTELMMVIAQENLGAHIEKEQEEEGLKTCINPLQVWITSASAPACYNLIPILTSGEVFGMHTEISITLFDNKQAEEYLKSLVMETQDLASPVLRSVSICTKVEEAFCQAHVIVVLDDSTDKEVFTLEDCLRSRVPLCRLYGYLIEKNAHESVRVIVGGKTFVNLKTVLLMRYAPRITHNIIAVALGVEGEAKAILARKLKTAPSYIKDVIIWGNISGNNYVDLRKTRVYRYESAIWGPLHYSRPLLNLIFDSEWIKREFVATLKNLTATGRQFGGILAAHSIATTLKYWYHGSPPGEIVSLGILSEGQFGIPKGIVFSMPVKFENGTWVVLTDLKDIEISEQIMTRMTSDLIQEKLVALGDKIHFQPYQSETELRKKDKRISLPITDDSQKEQVSDEHKDLVPHEEKNPVMSDGFEGKTVES
- the MDH1B gene encoding putative malate dehydrogenase 1B isoform X8 produces the protein MAKFVIAGRADCPYYAKTELLADYLQKNLPDFRIHKITQRPEVWEAELIYDFTWNIIQQDWLKDVCEKNKWSHKNSPIIWRELLDRGGKGLLLGGYNEFLEHAQLYYDVTSSMTTELMMVIAQENLGAHIEKEQEEEGLKTCINPLQVWITSASAPACYNLIPILTSGEVFGMHTEISITLFDNKQAEEYLKSLVMETQDLASPVLRSVSICTKVEEAFCQAHVIVVLDDSTDKEVFTLEDCLRSRVPLCRLYGYLIEKNAHESVRVIVGGKTFVNLKTVLLMRYAPRITHNIIAVALGVEGEAKAILARKLKTAPSYIKDVIIWGNISGNNYVDLRKTRVYRYESAIWGPLHYSRPLLNLIFDSEWIKREFVATLKNLTATGRQFGGILAAHSIATTLKYWYHGSPPGEIVSLGILSEGETCCTWRQDTFSAIPIRT
- the MDH1B gene encoding putative malate dehydrogenase 1B isoform X4; translation: MAKFVIAGRADCPYYAKTELLADYLQKNLPDFRIHKITQRPEVWEAELIYDFTWNIIQQDWLKDVCEKNKWSHKNSPIIWRELLDRGGKGLLLGGYNEFLEHAQLYYDVTSSMTTELMMVIAQENLGAHIEKEQEEEGLKTCINPLQVWITSASAPACYNLIPILTSGEVFGMHTEISITLFDNKQAEEYLKSLVMETQDLASPVLRSVSICTKVEEAFCQAHVIVVLDDSTDKEVFTLEDCLRSRVPLCRLYGYLIEKNAHESVRVIVGGKTFVNLKTVLLMRYAPRITHNIIAVALGVEGEAKAILARKLKTAPSYIKDVIIWGNISGNNYVDLRKTRVYRYESAIWGPLHYSRPLLNLIFDSEWIKREFVATLKNLTATGRQFGGILAAHSIATTLKYWYHGSPPGEIVSLGILSEGQFGIPKGIVFSMPVKFENGTWVVLTDLKDIEISEQIMTRMTSDLIQEKLVALGDKIHFQPYQSEHKDLVPHEEKNPVMSDAADFLNQIPQTTFEKPQSLEFLNGFEGKTVES
- the MDH1B gene encoding putative malate dehydrogenase 1B isoform X6, giving the protein MAKFVIAGRADCPYYAKTELLADYLQKNLPDFRIHKITQRPEVWEAELIYDFTWNIIQQDWLKDVCEKNKWSHKNSPIIWRELLDRGGKGLLLGGYNEFLEHAQLYYDVTSSMTTELMMVIAQENLGAHIEKEQEEEGLKTCINPLQVWITSASAPACYNLIPILTSGEVFGMHTEISITLFDNKQAEEYLKSLVMETQDLASPVLRSVSICTKVEEAFCQAHVIVVLDDSTDKEVFTLEDCLRSRVPLCRLYGYLIEKNAHESVRVIVGGKTFVNLKTVLLMRYAPRITHNIIAVALGVEGEAKAILARKLKTAPSYIKDVIIWGNISGNNYVDLRKTRVYRYESAIWGPLHYSRPLLNLIFDSEWIKREFVATLKNLTATGRQFGGILAAHSIATTLKYWYHGSPPGEIVSLGILSEGQFGIPKGIVFSMPVKFENGTWVVLTDLKDIEISEQIMTRMTSDLIQEKLVALGDKIHFQPYQSETELRKKDKRISLPITDDSQKEQVSDGFEGKTVES
- the MDH1B gene encoding putative malate dehydrogenase 1B isoform X7, which encodes MAKFVIAGRADCPYYAKTELLADYLQKNLPDFRIHKITQRPEVWEAELIYDFTWNIIQQDWLKDVCEKNKWSHKNSPIIWRELLDRGGKGLLLGGYNEFLEHAQLYYDVTSSMTTELMMVIAQENLGAHIEKEQEEEGLKTCINPLQVWITSASAPACYNLIPILTSGEVFGMHTEISITLFDNKQAEEYLKSLVMETQDLASPVLRSVSICTKVEEAFCQAHVIVVLDDSTDKEVFTLEDCLRSRVPLCRLYGYLIEKNAHESVRVIVGGKTFVNLKTVLLMRYAPRITHNIIAVALGVEGEAKAILARKLKTAPSYIKDVIIWGNISGNNYVDLRKTRVYRYESAIWGPLHYSRPLLNLIFDSEWIKREFVATLKNLTATGRQFGGILAAHSIATTLKYWYHGSPPGEIVSLGILSEGQFGIPKGIVFSMPVKFENGTWVVLTDLKDIEISEQIMTRMTSDLIQEKLVALGDKIHFQPYQSEHKDLVPHEEKNPVMSDGFEGKTVES
- the MDH1B gene encoding putative malate dehydrogenase 1B isoform X9 is translated as MAKFVIAGRADCPYYAKTELLADYLQKNLPDFRIHKITQRPEVWEAELIYDFTWNIIQQDWLKDVCEKNKWSHKNSPIIWRELLDRGGKGLLLGGYNEFLEHAQLYYDVTSSMTTELMMVIAQENLGAHIEKEQEEEGLKTCINPLQVWITSASAPACYNLIPILTSGEVFGMHTEISITLFDNKQAEEYLKSLVMETQDLASPVLRSVSICTKVEEAFCQAHVIVVLDDSTDKEVFTLEDCLRSRVPLCRLYGYLIEKNAHESVRVIVGGKTFVNLKTVLLMRYAPRITHNIIAVALGVEGEAKAILARKLKTAPSYIKDVIIWGNISGNNYVDLRKTRVYRYESAIWGPLHYSRPLLNLIFDSEWIKREFVATLKNLTATGRQFGGILAAHSIATTLKYWYHGSPPGEIVSLGILSEATLSTPRAADPGLSASSF